The following proteins come from a genomic window of Azospirillum humicireducens:
- a CDS encoding head decoration protein, translating to MTPASFSSQTSQPLPSLIGGDFPRVTRLVTIAGGSGVLAAGAVLGRIAASKRYALSVAMASDGSEAPRAILAEPVDATAADVEAIVYVAGEFNPDQLTFGAGHSAASAADALRDLSIFL from the coding sequence ATGACCCCCGCCAGCTTTTCCTCCCAGACCAGTCAACCGCTGCCGTCGCTGATCGGCGGCGACTTCCCGCGCGTCACCCGGCTGGTGACCATCGCCGGCGGTTCCGGTGTGCTCGCCGCCGGTGCCGTGCTCGGCCGCATCGCCGCCAGCAAGCGCTATGCCCTGTCGGTGGCCATGGCCAGCGATGGCTCGGAAGCGCCGCGCGCCATCCTGGCCGAACCGGTCGATGCCACCGCGGCCGACGTCGAGGCCATTGTCTACGTCGCCGGCGAGTTCAACCCGGACCAGCTGACCTTCGGCGCCGGCCATTCCGCCGCGTCGGCGGCCGACGCGCTGCGCGACCTGTCGATCTTCCTCTGA